Within the Takifugu flavidus isolate HTHZ2018 chromosome 20, ASM371156v2, whole genome shotgun sequence genome, the region CCAACAGACGGAGCTACCACTTGATCCTAATTTGATTGCGTGTATTTGTGGAGTGACTTAAAAGTTTCTTTAACTTTGGTAAAGAAAACATTAAcactgacatcatcacagggCTAAGGTTATAACAAAATACTTGTATTAAAAACAAGCATTGTTCTATTACAATTAGATGTCGGATGCATGACAGGTCAACAGTGTACCGGATGTGTGTGTCAAACCCATCACGGGTGAAGCTGGTTTGGCCGAATGCAAAAGGATAAAATACTAAAAGGTGCAATGctcatgaccacaggtgaggcCCAAGTTTGCTCCATCATTTATGAACATCTACTCTTAACTAAAATGgctaaaaataagatttatacTCATACTAATATAATTGAAATGAATGTCAAACATCATAATTGAAGCATAGGTATATTAAATATTGTACAATcaatgaagggaaaaaaatacatttttgcacAGACTTCAAGGATAAAACCAATATTTATCTGACAATCCTcaactttattttgaatttcttAATAAATGGATTTATATATAAAGATTTTGGAGCTCAGAGGAAGGCCATAATGGGGGCCGTTGCTTTAAAGATGTCCGGCGCCACAGGTTAACCTGGCTTTGTCTCACATGTGATCCATCTTTGACCAGGTGCACACTATAGTTTTTACCCCTGTTGTTGTCCCACTGAGGCGTTGAACCAGGTCCAGCTGTGCAGAACACAAAGAACTCTGCCCTCTCTTTTGGGTCGATGTTCTTTGGCAAACACAAGTCGAACGCGTAAACGTCTACGGCGGGAGgttgctgcagcaggaacatgcAGGGAAAGTCGCGATAGCTCCGCCAAGAGTCAAAGGTCAACCGGATCCACACGGTCTTTTTAACACTATCGTGGGAGACACACACTTTCCCAATCAATGAGTTCTCAGAAATGTCACAGCTTTCCAGCTGGATGGGCATTTCCTGATGTGCAAGGTATGCCTTAAAGTCCAAAAATGGCTGAGCAAGACCCACCCTTAATCTGTAgtgctgctgcttgtttgagGTTGACTGCTGATCCTGTGGGAGTGTGTGGAGAACATGTGTGTCAGCGGGGGTCTTCATCAAACGAGAGTCGAAGGAAGCGGACTCAGGGGTAAACACATGCACGGCGGCGAGAGCCAATCCCTTAGTGTCTGCAAACATCACGCGCTTCTTGCTGAGTCCGAGTCCGATCCTGCGGAAACAGCTCCTTGGCCTCAAGGGCACGTTAGAAGGAGGCGCAAGAGGGGAAAATAAGGAGTGAAGACCCTCGTTTGGCTTGTGCTGCGTGGCGTTCGGAGCAGGCGGGGACACCAGCTGGTAGAGTGACTGACGTCGACTGAGGCTCAGGCACATGGAGAGGTCAACTGGTGTCACGACGGGCTGCGAGTGACCCCCGAAAGCATGGAGAACCCTgcaaaagtggaaaaatgatAGAGTTTTATGGCTGTTCTAGCCAGTTTCCACTGTGAGCATCGTAGCGAACAAAAGCCGACCTTGGACAACTCATTTCCCAGCAGAAACCTATTGGATGGAGCAGAATTCAGTCTCAAACAAAACCCTTCAGCATGCCTGTAACACGTCCTTGcttggaaatgcaaaaaaaaaaaaaaaaacagcgccAGAAGGACGAGGGATTGAGCGGGATGATTCTGCTGTGTCCCTGCGCGCTCTTTAACTCTTATGTGTTGCCTTTGCAGAGGAGGCTGAACGCGACGCAACGGTTTCAGGTGGGCGGAGGGCAGCCAATGAGGAGGAAGCTTCCTCTTTCAGGCTCCAAATAGTCCAAAACGTCTCTGTGAGTCAGCAGGCATTCCAACCTAGACAAATTAAATTAAGTATGAGTACTGTTTATCCAAGACAATACCAACAATGAGTTATTATGCATTTATTTCATATATAAAATCATATACCATACAATAAACAGCATATTTCGCATTATTTAATGTTAACAATAAAATTTCTCTTGGATGTACAGTTTTAATGCAAGGATCGTTCAAGAGCATAAGAGAATCTTTTGAGAATTGAGCTTTCAGAAGCTCAGCAATGCTCAAACATCAAAAGTGCACCAGCTAATTTGTTGacatggcaaaaagaaagtTGCTTGATTATGGGCGGACCTTTTTAACCCCACATAATTAACTGTGATCTTAGGGCAACACAGGTCACACGCAACTGTAAATATTAGCATGGGAACCGTCTGACATTCCACCGATCCAGACACTCCTGGGTGAGGTCACATATTTAAACAATGAGTAAGGCTCTATGCACACCTGATGCCACTATCCCTGCGATCTGGTTCGGCTGATCTGCCTCATCCCTCATGGAGGTCGCTCAGCTCTCGCAGGCGTCTGGTTCATGGAGGTTTTCCCCAGATTTGTATTATTCCAGACTTTTCAAAGCATGCAAACCTTTCAAGGACAACCAGGAAGTGCGGTGGTGCCAGTTAAACACAAGCTGCAGCCTGCAAGGCCTTACTGGAAACTGCTGGAACATACAGGAAAGATGGTGAATTGAGATATTGTCAAATCCTGTTAGAAGAAAAGTGAAAGAGTCTTACCTCTGAGTAGCTCTGCCAGTGTGTACTTGTCATTATTACACGTGAGGCGGAAAGTCATTAACTGCaactgcacacgtgcacacgcctgtGAACCTGGGAAAGAGAAATTCAATTCAACTGTATCTATACAGCTTCTGTTGCAATCAAAGATTTTCAGTAGGTGCTTCTCTGAAAGAGACCCCCTGAAAGTCACTTTTCAcgggaggaaaccttgagcaggaccgggctcatggCAGAGGTGGAGAAGTGGGTTGATGCAGGGAGAAAAGCAGCCAGGAAGTAGAGAAGGGTGAAAATAATATCATCAAAACTTAGACTAAAATGAAGAGACTTCTATGTCAATCCATTTATTAATAATACCTTTCATATTTGAATTGTATTATGCTGCAAGGCCTCAAGTCATGTTAAATAATTCCATGTTTTAGACAGGCTGAGCTTCAGCAGAGCAACACTATCCTTGTGGCAAGAATGTGTTTTATAAAAGTTTAAAAGGGAATTTACATCATGAGTATGACTCAATCCAACGATGTCTAGTGAGAAaagtgctgccttcactgacagTCCGGAATGCCAAACATCACTCAGTCCTAAAAATCAATAACATTATATTTACATTGACTTTCTTTTTAGCACAGAAGCTGTTCACGCTCTCAGTATCATGTCTCAGTTTCACACTGCTTGATTTCTCAAGAGCATTGTTTCTGAGCCCGTGGCCATATTATGTTTTCACCAGACCAAAGAAACCTCTGCCCCGAACCCTCTGGCAACTCAGGCAACTCAGGCAACTCAGGCAACTCAGGCAACTCCGGCTTTTAACGCTTTTAGGTTGGTCCTAGTTCTCTCGGTGGCCTGCATTACTGGTCTCTGGAATGGTCACTGAGTTTGCAACACATTCTTCCCACATCTTTATTATTGTTTGAGCTGAACTTCAAGTCTGGACATGAAACCGAAATAGATGATGAATGGGGATTCTTTTGCCCTCAGACACGTCTGGTGCTCTCGGGTGATCTTCACTTTTATGCCGTCAGTCTCCTCCTATTTGAAGAACATATTTTGTGAGCTCATGTCTAGAatctagagtgtgtgtgtcacaatgTCTAAACTATTTTATTCGTGCTTCCATATGGATGAATCACATGTTTGCATGATTTAGTGTCAGAGAAAGTGCTGCTAAACCCATTAAGCTATAAAGCCTGAGCTCAGGTAGACTCATTCAGTTTGCACCATTAATCAGGAGCTTTTATAGCAGCTGCCCCAgtcgtctgtctgtccttctcAATCGGCGCTTTGTCATCCACATGTGAACCCAAGTGGATGTGAACTGTGTGTTTATTGGCCGTTGAGTGGTACAGCGGTCTTCCCAGCAGCCGCGCAGTCTGTCCGACCCGTGAACTCGCCTTCACTAATTGCCACTAATGTGTGTCTGAGGCGCGCAGAGAGCTGTTTGTTCTAATCCAAGGGGGAGAGGTCTGGGGTTAGCTTGTTTGTGCTAGCGACAAAATGAATTAGCCACTGATTTGCATGCCCTGAAAGGCGTTTCAGTAGTTGATATGCAAAACTCTTTGCTCATGAAGGCGGTAATCATCGCACTGGGCTTAATCAGctgaaagaaaggaaggaattaAAGTGCGTTATTGACCGATGAGCACCCAAGAACCATCAGAGGATCTTCCATCATCACCAGAAGCTTCATATTTATGGCTGTATTTATTGcttcatttaatatttatttcctCTTATCTGGCCTGCGTGATTTAACGTCTGATGTGCTCGCGCCTGAGGAAAGCGCACTGGCCCGCGGCACTTTTCGAGCCTCACTGTGAACCTTGCTGATGGGATGGCCCTGCAGTCCGTACATACAGTAGATGCCGGACTTTCAGGATCAATCCCAGAATGCACAGCTGCAACAGTAAATGTTAATACCTCTGCAGTGCTTCCAGTGTAGGTAAATGTAACATGTCAAGCTTCTAATATGCTCACCATTATGTATCCTGACAGGCACAATTATCAGATTATTATCTGTACAACTACAGACAcagacttcctgtcatgtgaagCTTCACAAACTTGTTCAGCTGATTCACTCCTGTAAGTGAGACTTGTtattccttcttcctctgcatggggaactgtggtgaggcaTAACCCATTAACATGTGCCATATATGctcatttatttaacatttctACATCCTTGTCTTCATGTTGAGTTTCATTTACTAGCTGGGATGTTTGCTACCTGCTTGTGTGATTTCGTAGCACAGCTTGGCTCACCACCAGTATTCCCATGGCCCAGTCC harbors:
- the LOC130517584 gene encoding protein phosphatase 1 regulatory subunit 3C-B-like, translated to MSCPRVLHAFGGHSQPVVTPVDLSMCLSLSRRQSLYQLVSPPAPNATQHKPNEGLHSLFSPLAPPSNVPLRPRSCFRRIGLGLSKKRVMFADTKGLALAAVHVFTPESASFDSRLMKTPADTHVLHTLPQDQQSTSNKQQHYRLRVGLAQPFLDFKAYLAHQEMPIQLESCDISENSLIGKVCVSHDSVKKTVWIRLTFDSWRSYRDFPCMFLLQQPPAVDVYAFDLCLPKNIDPKERAEFFVFCTAGPGSTPQWDNNRGKNYSVHLVKDGSHVRQSQVNLWRRTSLKQRPPLWPSSELQNLYI